One genomic segment of [Phormidium] sp. ETS-05 includes these proteins:
- a CDS encoding S-layer homology domain-containing protein, which translates to MTKNKFIMMVVVLWQFMPGMGAEAQLRTFSWAEAQLRTFSWAEAQLRTFSWAEAQLRTFSWAEAQLRTSGDGAKAQLPTSRDGAEAQLRTKEILTAQGIKGEQIQQVIDAGIMSNYPDGLFHPERGMVRSELAAILVKNFDLGLRDSNGEEIILQDVPRNHWAYQEIQIVVRTGIMTVDERGRFLPDLPVTRAAGWAAFAQAYGVLPFGEGEVARVLEPYGDRGEIPAWGREAIATMVFEELINVNGSLLYPDRPITRGEMVYTLSQYLAKQQNPGTIPSIPLDP; encoded by the coding sequence ATGACCAAAAATAAATTCATTATGATGGTGGTGGTGTTGTGGCAGTTTATGCCGGGAATGGGGGCTGAAGCCCAACTACGAACCTTTTCTTGGGCTGAAGCCCAACTACGAACCTTTTCTTGGGCTGAAGCCCAACTACGAACCTTTTCTTGGGCTGAAGCCCAACTACGAACCTTTTCTTGGGCTGAAGCCCAACTACGAACCTCGGGAGATGGGGCTAAAGCCCAACTACCAACCTCAAGAGATGGGGCTGAAGCCCAACTACGAACTAAGGAGATATTGACGGCACAAGGAATTAAGGGTGAGCAAATTCAGCAGGTGATAGATGCGGGGATAATGAGCAATTATCCTGATGGTTTATTTCATCCTGAAAGGGGGATGGTGCGGTCGGAATTGGCGGCAATTTTGGTGAAGAATTTTGATTTGGGTTTGCGGGATAGTAATGGGGAGGAAATCATCCTGCAGGATGTGCCGCGAAACCATTGGGCTTATCAGGAAATTCAAATTGTGGTGCGCACTGGCATTATGACGGTGGATGAGCGGGGGCGGTTTTTGCCAGATTTGCCGGTGACGCGGGCGGCGGGATGGGCGGCGTTTGCTCAAGCCTATGGGGTGCTGCCTTTTGGGGAAGGGGAAGTGGCGCGGGTGTTGGAGCCTTATGGGGATAGGGGTGAAATTCCGGCGTGGGGGCGAGAGGCGATCGCCACTATGGTATTTGAAGAATTAATCAACGTCAATGGTAGCCTTTTGTATCCCGATCGCCCGATCACTCGCGGCGAAATGGTTTACACCTTGAGCCAATACCTCGCCAAACAGCAAAACCCCGGCACAATTCCCAGCATTCCCCTAGACCCTTAG
- a CDS encoding ATP-binding protein has translation MHGTESEDYTLCLDEPDNFVALPEIQPWLIKLYDMCSEGKTQALLISHHPEIINYLLASPVGYWFERESNSPVRLKPISHDNQTGLPISELIARGWLNE, from the coding sequence ATCCACGGCACCGAATCAGAAGATTACACCCTCTGCCTTGACGAACCGGACAACTTTGTAGCTCTGCCAGAAATTCAACCCTGGTTGATAAAACTTTATGATATGTGCAGTGAAGGCAAAACCCAAGCCTTGCTCATATCCCACCACCCGGAAATCATTAACTATCTCCTGGCATCTCCCGTGGGTTATTGGTTTGAACGAGAAAGCAACTCCCCCGTGCGTCTAAAACCGATATCTCACGACAATCAAACCGGACTCCCCATTTCCGAGTTGATAGCAAGGGGATGGCTCAATGAGTAA
- the dusB gene encoding tRNA dihydrouridine synthase DusB translates to MPTLSPELQTKLAAPLKIGNLEVKSRVLQSPLSGVTDLVFRRLVRRYAPESMVYTEMVQASGLHHARELPKIMEVDPNEKPITIQLFDCRPDFLAEAALMAVREGADAVDINMGCPVNKITRKGGGSSLLREPETAEAIVRTVVQAVTVPVTVKTRIGWDDNEINILDFARRMEDAGAQMLTLHARTRAQGYNGKARWEWIRRAKEVLSIPVIANGDIFSVASAVQCLEETGADGVMCSRGTLGYPFLVGEIDYFLKTGEEKTPPTTLELLQCAREHLEMLYAYKGFRGLQQARKHMTWYVKGFPGAHEFRDKLAKMETVEEGCDLLEKAMLVCH, encoded by the coding sequence ATGCCTACACTCTCTCCTGAATTACAAACCAAGTTAGCTGCACCCCTGAAAATCGGTAATTTAGAGGTCAAAAGTCGGGTGCTACAATCGCCTTTATCTGGGGTGACAGATTTGGTGTTTCGCCGGTTGGTGCGTCGCTATGCTCCCGAGTCGATGGTTTACACGGAAATGGTGCAAGCGAGTGGGTTGCACCACGCCCGGGAATTGCCTAAAATTATGGAAGTTGACCCGAACGAAAAACCGATAACGATTCAGTTATTCGACTGTCGCCCAGATTTTTTGGCGGAAGCGGCGCTAATGGCGGTGAGGGAGGGTGCGGATGCGGTGGATATTAATATGGGTTGTCCGGTGAATAAAATTACTCGCAAGGGTGGGGGTTCTTCTTTGTTGCGGGAACCGGAAACCGCAGAGGCGATCGTCCGCACCGTAGTCCAAGCCGTCACCGTCCCCGTCACCGTCAAAACCCGCATCGGTTGGGATGACAATGAAATCAATATTTTGGACTTTGCGCGGCGGATGGAAGATGCAGGCGCCCAAATGCTCACCCTTCACGCCCGCACCCGCGCTCAAGGCTATAATGGTAAAGCCCGGTGGGAGTGGATTCGCCGCGCCAAAGAAGTCTTATCCATTCCCGTTATTGCCAACGGCGATATCTTTTCCGTCGCATCAGCAGTGCAGTGTTTAGAAGAAACCGGCGCCGATGGGGTGATGTGTTCTCGCGGCACTTTAGGTTATCCCTTTTTAGTAGGAGAAATCGATTATTTCCTCAAAACCGGTGAGGAAAAAACCCCCCCCACCACCCTAGAACTGCTGCAATGCGCCCGAGAACACCTAGAAATGCTGTACGCCTATAAAGGATTTCGCGGTTTGCAGCAGGCGCGCAAGCATATGACTTGGTACGTGAAGGGTTTTCCCGGCGCTCACGAGTTTCGGGATAAACTGGCGAAAATGGAAACCGTCGAGGAAGGGTGCGATTTATTGGAAAAAGCGATGCTAGTTTGTCATTAG
- a CDS encoding Uma2 family endonuclease: protein MVTTTPDKTQISLTEFLQIPETEPASDYIEGEIYQKPMPQGEHSAIQAYLTTAINQIGKSQKLASAFPELRCTFGGGSVVPDITVFEWERIPRQANGRIANWFEIAPDWTIEILSPEQRPNRVIKKIAFCLKHGTKLGWFIDPEDESVTIFEPNKNPEFKSGQDILPVLGALGDWQLSVTDLFSCLYL, encoded by the coding sequence ATGGTCACAACGACTCCAGATAAAACCCAAATCTCCCTGACGGAATTTTTGCAGATTCCCGAAACCGAACCCGCCAGCGATTACATTGAAGGGGAAATCTACCAAAAGCCTATGCCACAAGGAGAACATAGCGCCATCCAAGCGTATTTGACCACCGCTATCAATCAAATCGGGAAATCTCAAAAGCTGGCTAGTGCTTTTCCCGAACTACGCTGCACCTTTGGCGGCGGTTCGGTGGTGCCAGATATCACCGTCTTTGAGTGGGAGCGCATCCCCCGCCAAGCTAATGGCAGAATTGCTAATTGGTTTGAAATTGCCCCCGATTGGACGATTGAAATTTTATCCCCAGAACAGCGCCCCAATCGGGTAATTAAGAAAATCGCCTTTTGTCTGAAGCATGGGACTAAACTGGGTTGGTTCATTGACCCGGAAGATGAATCAGTCACTATATTTGAACCAAATAAAAACCCAGAGTTTAAGTCCGGTCAAGATATTTTACCAGTTCTTGGCGCTTTGGGCGATTGGCAGTTATCTGTAACCGATTTGTTTAGTTGTTTGTATTTGTAA
- a CDS encoding DNA methyltransferase, which produces MPTTTEKLQQFVNFCQTHITGSEKSEAQIFLDRFFRAFGHEGALEAGAIYEQKITKGNQTRFADLVWKPRVLIEMKKRGENLTKHYSQAFDYWVRAVPNRPQYVILCNFDEFWIFDFDNQLDTPKDIILLSQIPQRASAFGFMEVTARTPVFSNNQVEITERTARRLGELFTELKKASSQRGFDQFTAQRFILQCVLAMFAEDRELLPRDIFISCIQDCLSGGSSYDIIGGLFREMNTPGITPAGRYQGVAYFNGGLFSQIAPIQLSIPELRVLDACAREDWSKIRPAIFGNIFEGSVDAKHRHARGIHFTSEADIMNIVRPTISRYWEERIDTASTIKELNQLQLELQSYRVLDPACGSGNFLYIAYQELKRIEQLLLAKIASRRRSAPGQIAMGFVTPMQFYGMDTNPFAVELARVTLTIARKVAIDKLGLDEPALPLDSLDKNIVCADALFTPWPKADAIIGNPPFLGGKHIRINLGDEYADRVFAQFPEVKDSVDFCAYWFRLAHDNLEPKGRAGLVATNSISQNKSRAATLDYITQNGGYIHEAIASQPWSGEAKVHVSIVNWCKEPPDNYYLDNLPVSRINSSLQSHIDVSQAVRLAANANICFQGVIPVGKGFIISPQQAQEWIKADAKNQEVLKLLSSGSDLTDNPQGTPTRWIIDFNDMSLEAASDYPLPFAWVKAHVKPERDKNRRDVTRVNWWKFGEKRPAMRLALDRVKLYFTVSRVSKWFIFLPAQINWLPGDSTTVVASDDFYLLGILTSQVHRLWVMAQSSTLKGDTRYTHNSCFETFPFPQRVAAELVGDIREAMQNLHQYRTAQMAAKQWGITQLYNNFYDEPSSELFKLHQKLDKLVLRAYGWTPEDDILGKLLELNREFAAKEAG; this is translated from the coding sequence ATGCCAACAACCACAGAAAAACTACAACAGTTCGTCAACTTTTGCCAAACCCATATCACCGGCTCGGAAAAAAGCGAAGCCCAAATCTTCCTTGACCGGTTTTTCCGCGCCTTTGGCCATGAAGGCGCCCTAGAAGCCGGGGCAATATACGAGCAAAAAATCACCAAAGGCAATCAAACTCGGTTCGCCGATTTAGTCTGGAAACCCCGCGTCTTAATAGAAATGAAAAAACGCGGGGAAAACCTCACTAAACATTATTCCCAAGCCTTTGATTACTGGGTGCGCGCCGTACCCAACCGCCCCCAATACGTCATCCTCTGTAACTTCGATGAATTCTGGATATTTGATTTTGACAACCAGCTAGACACCCCCAAAGACATTATCCTCCTGAGCCAAATACCCCAACGCGCTAGCGCCTTTGGGTTCATGGAGGTGACAGCACGCACCCCCGTATTTAGTAACAACCAAGTCGAAATCACCGAAAGAACCGCCCGCCGGCTAGGAGAACTATTTACCGAGCTGAAAAAAGCTAGCTCTCAACGGGGTTTTGACCAATTTACCGCCCAAAGATTTATTCTCCAATGCGTCCTCGCCATGTTCGCCGAAGACCGAGAACTCCTCCCCCGAGATATCTTTATTAGTTGTATTCAAGATTGCTTATCCGGGGGCAGTTCCTATGATATCATCGGCGGCTTATTCCGGGAAATGAACACCCCCGGTATCACCCCCGCTGGTCGATATCAAGGTGTAGCCTACTTCAACGGCGGCTTATTTTCCCAAATCGCCCCTATCCAACTATCAATTCCCGAATTGCGGGTGTTAGACGCCTGCGCCCGAGAAGATTGGAGTAAAATCCGCCCCGCCATTTTCGGCAACATCTTCGAGGGGTCTGTAGATGCCAAACACCGCCACGCCCGAGGCATTCACTTTACCTCAGAAGCTGATATTATGAATATCGTGCGCCCCACCATCAGCCGTTATTGGGAAGAGCGCATCGACACAGCCAGCACAATCAAAGAACTGAATCAACTCCAATTAGAACTGCAAAGCTACCGCGTTTTAGACCCCGCTTGTGGTTCCGGCAATTTTCTCTATATCGCCTATCAAGAACTGAAGCGCATCGAGCAATTATTATTGGCCAAAATTGCCAGCCGCCGCCGCTCTGCTCCGGGTCAAATTGCAATGGGTTTTGTGACGCCGATGCAGTTTTACGGTATGGATACTAACCCATTTGCTGTGGAACTAGCCCGCGTCACCCTCACCATTGCCCGGAAAGTCGCTATTGATAAACTGGGACTAGATGAACCGGCTTTGCCTTTAGACAGTTTAGATAAAAATATCGTCTGTGCTGATGCTTTGTTTACTCCTTGGCCAAAAGCTGATGCCATAATCGGCAACCCGCCATTTTTGGGAGGTAAGCATATCAGGATAAACCTGGGTGATGAATATGCCGATCGAGTATTTGCCCAGTTTCCAGAGGTGAAAGATTCGGTAGATTTTTGCGCTTATTGGTTTCGGTTAGCTCACGATAATCTGGAGCCGAAAGGGAGAGCGGGATTAGTCGCCACTAATTCCATCAGCCAAAACAAAAGCCGCGCCGCCACTTTGGATTATATCACCCAAAATGGCGGTTACATCCATGAAGCCATTGCCTCCCAGCCTTGGTCGGGAGAGGCGAAAGTCCATGTGAGCATTGTTAACTGGTGTAAGGAACCGCCAGATAATTACTATCTGGACAATTTGCCGGTTAGTCGGATAAACTCTTCTCTGCAATCTCATATTGATGTATCTCAAGCGGTGCGGTTAGCCGCTAATGCAAATATCTGTTTTCAAGGGGTGATTCCTGTGGGTAAGGGATTTATTATTTCCCCCCAGCAGGCGCAAGAGTGGATCAAGGCAGACGCGAAAAATCAAGAAGTTTTGAAGTTATTATCCTCCGGTTCTGACCTGACGGATAATCCCCAGGGAACGCCGACACGCTGGATTATCGATTTTAATGATATGAGTTTAGAAGCCGCCAGCGATTATCCCCTCCCGTTCGCTTGGGTGAAAGCTCATGTGAAGCCAGAACGGGATAAGAATCGGCGAGATGTGACCAGAGTTAACTGGTGGAAGTTTGGAGAAAAAAGACCGGCAATGAGATTGGCTCTAGACAGGGTAAAATTATACTTTACTGTTTCTAGAGTATCGAAATGGTTTATTTTTCTTCCGGCTCAAATTAACTGGCTTCCTGGTGACTCTACTACTGTGGTAGCCAGTGATGATTTCTATCTGCTCGGTATTCTCACCTCCCAAGTGCATCGTCTTTGGGTGATGGCGCAAAGTTCTACTCTGAAAGGAGATACCCGCTACACCCACAATAGTTGCTTTGAAACTTTTCCGTTTCCTCAGCGGGTGGCGGCGGAGTTGGTGGGGGATATCCGGGAGGCGATGCAAAATCTGCATCAATATCGTACCGCACAAATGGCGGCGAAACAGTGGGGGATTACTCAACTTTATAATAATTTTTATGACGAACCAAGCAGCGAGCTGTTTAAGCTGCATCAGAAATTGGATAAATTGGTGTTGCGGGCTTATGGGTGGACGCCGGAAGATGATATCTTAGGGAAATTGCTGGAGTTAAACCGGGAATTCGCCGCGAAAGAAGCGGGGTGA
- the rimM gene encoding ribosome maturation factor RimM (Essential for efficient processing of 16S rRNA) has product MTEWLEIGKIVAAQGVKGEVRVLPNSDFADRFLEPGKRWLRRTGETEPVAVELLEGRYLSNKGLYVVKLEGVDDRSAAEDLRSSVLLVPETDRPPLSEDEYHILDLIGLPVINRLTGETLGDITDIITAANDLLVVNTPNKEILIPFVKEIVPLVDIKNRRLEIVPTPGLLELN; this is encoded by the coding sequence ATGACGGAATGGCTGGAAATTGGCAAAATCGTGGCGGCGCAAGGTGTGAAGGGAGAGGTGCGGGTGTTGCCTAATTCTGACTTTGCCGATCGCTTTTTGGAACCAGGAAAACGGTGGTTGCGGCGAACCGGGGAGACGGAACCGGTGGCGGTGGAGTTGCTGGAGGGTAGATATTTATCTAATAAGGGGTTGTATGTGGTGAAACTGGAGGGGGTGGACGATCGCTCCGCCGCCGAGGACCTGCGCTCATCGGTGTTGCTCGTCCCCGAGACCGATCGACCCCCCTTATCAGAAGACGAATATCACATCTTAGACCTCATCGGATTACCCGTCATCAACCGCCTGACCGGTGAAACCCTAGGTGACATCACCGATATTATCACCGCCGCCAACGATTTACTCGTAGTCAACACCCCAAACAAAGAAATTTTAATCCCCTTTGTTAAAGAAATTGTCCCCCTGGTGGACATCAAAAACCGCCGCCTAGAAATCGTCCCCACACCCGGACTTTTGGAGTTAAACTAA
- a CDS encoding cupin domain-containing protein, with amino-acid sequence MEIKIERQPTPETLQQLGVSGWPIWTKEVSEFPWTYDDAETCYFIEGDVIVTPDRGTPVTMGKGDLVTFPAGMSCTWNIRRAVKKHYTFE; translated from the coding sequence ATGGAAATCAAAATCGAACGTCAACCCACCCCAGAAACCCTGCAACAGCTAGGAGTCAGTGGCTGGCCCATCTGGACAAAAGAAGTATCAGAATTTCCCTGGACTTACGATGATGCCGAAACCTGCTATTTTATCGAAGGCGATGTAATTGTCACCCCCGATCGTGGCACCCCCGTCACTATGGGTAAAGGCGATTTAGTCACCTTTCCCGCCGGAATGTCCTGCACCTGGAACATTCGCCGTGCCGTCAAAAAACACTATACTTTTGAGTAA
- a CDS encoding response regulator transcription factor, with translation MSTVLIVDDSSTVREMVSEILKKSGMVVIEAVDGVEAKDQIAANLPDLVVTDIVMPKMNGYELCRWIKNDPKAQKIPVIMCTSKSEEFDRYWGMKQGADAYICKPFRPAELVQTIKQLLRG, from the coding sequence ATGAGTACGGTTTTGATCGTGGATGACAGTTCCACGGTGCGCGAAATGGTATCGGAAATCCTCAAAAAGAGCGGCATGGTGGTGATTGAGGCGGTGGATGGCGTGGAGGCAAAAGACCAAATTGCGGCCAATCTTCCCGATTTGGTGGTAACGGATATCGTTATGCCGAAAATGAACGGCTATGAACTCTGCCGGTGGATTAAAAATGACCCCAAAGCCCAAAAGATTCCGGTGATTATGTGTACTAGCAAAAGCGAGGAATTCGACCGCTACTGGGGAATGAAGCAAGGAGCCGATGCCTATATTTGCAAGCCTTTTCGCCCTGCGGAACTGGTGCAAACTATTAAGCAACTGCTGCGCGGCTAA
- a CDS encoding tetratricopeptide repeat protein, translating into MARERLSSDIAQAEDLHRRGQQAHTEGDLEGAIGYYQQVLQLIPPPPHSSEELNILFGVFNNMGVALRQLGRTAEAIVSYQQALALCADDAVVSKAHQAQTHHNLGNALQENGQTETAISHYRQALQLNPHQTSTYQNLGGALRELAQTDAAIACYRQLLALEPHNSDAYNNLGNAFREQGKQDEAISAYEKALAENPHNLEAKVNMGNVYTEMGNLATAISYYQQAIHQDPNSADAQYNLGVALLLSGNLPEGFAGYEWRWGIQSIVAPLRRSFPQPRWDGSPLEGKTILLYAEQGFGDTIQFCRYVPIVAAMGGKVIIECPSPLVRLLQTLPGVDQIIPFGSELPDFDCQASLMSLPHILGTTLETIPVVPETGFLPQLSHSHQDLVKKPGFYPPVSGSPLKIGIVWSANPKNPSGETRSCPAKNFLPLLEIPGVELYSLQKGAAAAEIAAYPQIQDAVGTVKDFADTAAVIMGLDLVITVDTAVAHLAGTMGKPVWVMLPFAPDWRWMLDRPDSPWYPTMRLFRQSKPGDWPGVFAQVRDELARHSLAQKPDFLRQPPVVEAIRESPLRESLLEQAVTHQRSGELETAEQIYRQILQQQPKLIAAWNNLGILLKDMGRVAEAIPCYDQALALAPDAAHIHNNKANALVKLGELDAAISHYQQSITLVPDYADAYYGMANALATKGELDAAVASYRKAIEINPNYTEAYNNLGNALQAQGKLEEAYRCYQRTLELYPDRAGARWNIAFTLLLAGKLPEGFAEYEWRWQVPEFESPRNFPQPLWDGSSLQGKTILIHTEQGFGDTIQFSRYIPIVAAMGGKIILECPFTLVRLLQNLPGIHQIIPTGDDLPEFDCYAPLISLPRILKSH; encoded by the coding sequence ATGGCGAGGGAGAGGCTTTCATCGGATATCGCACAAGCAGAAGACCTGCATCGACGGGGACAACAGGCTCACACAGAGGGAGACCTGGAAGGGGCGATCGGCTACTATCAGCAGGTACTACAACTCATACCCCCACCGCCGCACTCCTCTGAAGAGCTAAACATCCTCTTCGGCGTCTTCAACAATATGGGAGTGGCCCTGCGCCAACTAGGCAGAACCGCCGAGGCCATAGTATCCTACCAACAAGCCTTAGCCCTATGCGCCGATGATGCCGTCGTCTCCAAGGCACACCAGGCCCAAACCCACCATAACCTAGGAAATGCCCTGCAGGAAAATGGGCAAACGGAAACGGCAATTTCTCACTACCGCCAAGCACTCCAGCTCAACCCCCATCAAACCAGCACTTACCAAAACCTCGGCGGGGCCCTGCGGGAATTGGCCCAAACCGACGCCGCCATAGCCTGCTACCGGCAGCTATTGGCTCTAGAACCCCACAACAGCGACGCCTATAATAATCTGGGCAACGCCTTCCGCGAGCAAGGCAAGCAAGATGAAGCAATTTCCGCCTATGAAAAGGCTTTGGCTGAAAATCCCCACAACCTAGAAGCCAAAGTCAACATGGGAAATGTCTATACAGAAATGGGCAACCTCGCCACCGCCATATCCTACTACCAGCAAGCTATCCACCAAGACCCCAACTCCGCCGATGCTCAATACAACCTCGGGGTTGCTTTGCTCTTAAGTGGCAACCTCCCGGAGGGTTTTGCTGGCTACGAGTGGCGATGGGGCATCCAAAGCATCGTGGCTCCCTTACGGCGATCGTTCCCTCAACCCCGCTGGGATGGTTCCCCGCTAGAAGGCAAAACTATCCTTCTCTACGCCGAACAGGGTTTCGGCGATACCATTCAATTTTGCCGCTATGTGCCCATAGTGGCAGCAATGGGGGGCAAAGTCATCATCGAATGTCCTTCACCCTTAGTCCGGTTACTGCAAACCCTCCCCGGAGTTGACCAAATTATCCCTTTTGGCAGCGAACTCCCAGATTTTGACTGTCAAGCCTCCCTAATGAGCCTCCCCCACATCCTGGGGACCACTTTAGAAACCATTCCCGTAGTTCCAGAAACCGGGTTTCTGCCACAATTGTCCCATTCCCACCAAGATTTGGTTAAGAAACCCGGTTTCTATCCCCCGGTTTCTGGGAGTCCCCTTAAAATTGGTATCGTGTGGTCGGCAAATCCGAAAAATCCCAGTGGGGAAACGCGATCGTGCCCAGCCAAGAACTTCCTCCCCCTGCTAGAAATACCCGGAGTCGAACTATACAGCCTGCAAAAAGGAGCCGCCGCCGCCGAAATTGCCGCTTATCCTCAAATCCAAGACGCCGTAGGCACAGTTAAAGATTTTGCCGATACAGCCGCAGTGATCATGGGGCTGGATTTAGTAATTACAGTAGATACAGCCGTAGCCCATTTAGCCGGAACAATGGGTAAACCAGTGTGGGTAATGCTGCCATTTGCCCCAGACTGGCGGTGGATGCTCGATCGCCCAGATTCCCCCTGGTATCCCACTATGCGGTTATTTCGCCAGTCGAAACCGGGAGATTGGCCAGGAGTTTTTGCCCAAGTCCGCGATGAACTAGCAAGGCATTCACTAGCCCAGAAACCGGATTTCTTGCGTCAACCCCCCGTTGTAGAGGCGATTCGCGAATCGCCTCTACGCGAATCGCTCCTAGAGCAAGCAGTTACCCACCAACGCTCCGGGGAACTGGAAACCGCCGAGCAGATATATCGGCAAATCCTGCAACAACAACCAAAACTCATTGCCGCTTGGAATAACTTGGGCATTCTCCTCAAAGATATGGGCAGAGTAGCAGAAGCTATACCCTGCTATGACCAAGCTCTGGCTCTGGCTCCCGACGCCGCTCATATCCACAACAACAAAGCCAACGCCCTGGTTAAACTGGGAGAATTAGACGCCGCCATCTCCCACTATCAGCAAAGCATCACCCTAGTTCCCGACTATGCTGATGCCTATTATGGTATGGCCAACGCCTTAGCGACGAAAGGGGAATTAGACGCCGCTGTTGCCAGCTATAGAAAAGCTATTGAAATTAACCCCAACTATACCGAAGCCTACAATAACCTGGGTAACGCCCTGCAAGCTCAGGGCAAACTAGAAGAAGCATACCGCTGCTACCAACGGACCCTAGAACTCTACCCCGATCGAGCCGGAGCCCGGTGGAATATCGCCTTTACCCTCCTCCTCGCAGGCAAACTCCCGGAAGGTTTCGCCGAATATGAATGGCGATGGCAAGTCCCAGAATTTGAATCCCCCCGCAACTTCCCTCAACCCTTATGGGATGGATCTTCCCTGCAAGGCAAAACCATTCTCATTCACACCGAACAGGGTTTCGGCGACACCATCCAATTTAGCCGCTACATCCCCATAGTTGCCGCAATGGGGGGCAAAATCATCTTAGAATGTCCCTTTACCCTAGTCCGCCTGTTGCAAAACCTCCCCGGTATCCACCAAATTATCCCCACCGGCGATGATTTGCCCGAATTTGACTGCTATGCGCCCCTCATCAGTCTTCCCCGCATCTTAAAATCACATTAG